One genomic segment of Fusobacterium nucleatum includes these proteins:
- the fplA gene encoding autotransporter phospholipase A1 FplA: MKKIFFLIYIFLNFGFAYSENIELKSREDVEIENLENQIKVLEDKIQTIKKLKNDKNKNDLKVGLVLSGGGIKGYAHLGVLRVLERENIKIDYITGTSIGALVGTLYSIGYSVDDIEKVLDKINVKNFLETGSDTTNLPLDKKESLKKYSLHVNFDNELNFSLPKGLKDSNEAYLIIKDLLKNYGNMKNFDDFPIPLRIIATNLNTGETKAFSEGDIAKILTASMAIPTIFEPVEINGALYVDGLVSRNLPVEDAYDMGADLVIASDIGAPIVKKDNYNILSVLSQMSTIQSSNITNISREKASVLISPNVKDISAIDSSKKNDLINLGKIAAEEQIAKLRELPKNSSNNKKTKVQKEKQDSFIISKIKYDSNFDNTTIDILNNIFTNLLNKPIFESDIEKKIVDVYNSKYIHKLYYTVNNGVLYLEGEKAHSNRIGIGANYQTGYGTTFNIGTDLFFNGKFGNNINLNFKFGDYLGLDLGTLTYYGIKNRFGILTNIGYNESPFFLYRNKRKIAKFINREAYLNIGIFNQPSNNSMISYGVLSKLSSLKQDTGDSLSQKLEYSENQTKTYIRLKYDNLDSISNPMKGIKADFIYNFASSFGKSKSNLYGPAYSVKGYVPINPKLSFVYGLNSASLRGDRIRADQRIRLGGTYTNINNNEFEFYGFNYQEKQVKDLISLTLGFKHKIIYSLYFNTKFNIATFTENNSFGNNNSRLWKNYSKGLGISISYDSPIGPIEFSISSDLKHKRPIGSISIGYKLD, encoded by the coding sequence GTGAAAAAAATATTTTTTTTAATATATATTTTTTTAAACTTTGGCTTTGCATATTCTGAAAATATCGAATTAAAATCGAGAGAAGATGTTGAAATCGAAAACTTAGAAAACCAAATAAAAGTTTTAGAAGATAAAATTCAAACAATAAAAAAATTGAAAAACGATAAAAATAAAAATGATTTAAAAGTTGGCTTAGTTTTAAGTGGTGGAGGAATAAAAGGTTATGCTCATTTAGGAGTTTTAAGAGTTTTAGAAAGGGAAAATATTAAAATTGACTATATCACTGGAACAAGTATAGGTGCTTTGGTTGGAACATTGTACTCAATAGGTTATAGTGTTGATGATATTGAAAAAGTTTTAGATAAAATAAATGTTAAAAACTTTTTAGAAACAGGTTCTGATACAACTAATTTACCTTTAGATAAAAAAGAAAGCTTAAAAAAATATAGCCTACATGTTAATTTTGATAACGAATTAAACTTTTCTTTACCAAAAGGTCTAAAAGATTCTAATGAAGCATATTTAATAATTAAAGATTTACTTAAGAATTATGGAAATATGAAAAATTTTGATGATTTTCCAATTCCGTTAAGGATTATTGCAACAAATTTAAATACTGGTGAAACAAAAGCCTTTTCAGAGGGAGATATAGCTAAAATTTTAACAGCAAGTATGGCTATCCCCACAATTTTTGAGCCTGTTGAAATAAATGGTGCTCTTTATGTTGATGGACTTGTAAGTAGAAACCTTCCTGTTGAAGATGCTTATGATATGGGAGCTGATTTGGTTATAGCCTCAGATATAGGGGCACCTATTGTAAAAAAGGATAATTATAATATTTTAAGTGTTTTAAGCCAAATGAGTACTATTCAATCTTCAAATATCACTAATATTTCAAGAGAGAAAGCTTCAGTTTTAATAAGTCCTAATGTGAAGGATATTTCTGCAATTGATTCTTCTAAAAAAAATGATTTAATAAATCTGGGTAAAATTGCTGCTGAAGAACAGATAGCTAAACTTAGAGAACTTCCAAAAAATTCTTCTAACAATAAGAAAACAAAAGTACAAAAAGAAAAGCAAGATAGTTTTATTATTAGTAAAATAAAATATGACTCAAATTTTGATAATACTACTATTGATATTTTAAATAATATTTTTACAAATTTACTTAATAAACCTATTTTTGAAAGCGATATAGAAAAGAAAATTGTAGATGTATATAATTCAAAATATATACATAAACTTTACTATACTGTGAATAATGGTGTTTTATATTTAGAGGGAGAAAAAGCACATTCAAATAGAATAGGTATTGGTGCTAACTACCAAACTGGTTATGGTACTACTTTTAATATTGGAACTGATTTATTCTTTAATGGAAAATTTGGAAATAATATCAATTTGAATTTTAAATTTGGTGATTATCTTGGTCTTGATTTAGGAACTCTTACATATTATGGTATTAAAAATAGGTTTGGAATTCTAACAAATATTGGCTACAATGAAAGTCCATTTTTCCTATACAGAAATAAAAGAAAAATTGCTAAATTTATCAATAGAGAAGCATATTTAAATATAGGAATTTTTAATCAACCTAGTAATAACTCTATGATTTCTTATGGTGTACTTTCAAAGCTTTCTAGCTTAAAACAAGATACTGGTGATAGTTTATCACAAAAGCTGGAATATTCTGAAAACCAAACTAAGACATATATTAGATTAAAATACGATAATTTAGATTCTATATCTAATCCAATGAAAGGGATTAAAGCTGACTTTATCTATAATTTTGCAAGTTCTTTTGGAAAATCAAAATCAAATTTATATGGACCTGCATATAGTGTTAAAGGTTATGTTCCTATTAATCCAAAATTATCATTTGTGTATGGATTAAATTCGGCTAGTTTAAGGGGAGATAGAATAAGAGCTGATCAAAGAATTAGATTAGGTGGAACATATACTAATATAAACAATAATGAATTTGAATTTTATGGATTTAATTATCAAGAAAAACAAGTAAAAGATTTGATAAGTTTGACCTTAGGTTTTAAACATAAAATAATATATTCATTGTATTTCAACACTAAATTTAACATAGCAACATTTACAGAAAATAATTCTTTTGGAAATAATAATTCAAGATTATGGAAAAATTATTCAAAAGGATTGGGAATATCTATAAGTTATGATTCACCAATAGGACCTATTGAATTTTCAATTTCTTCTGACTTAAAACATAAAAGACCAATAGGAAGTATTTCAATTGGATATAAATTAGATTAG
- a CDS encoding sulfite exporter TauE/SafE family protein: MEFDIVKFLILAVFCFIAAVVDAISGGGGLISLPAYFAVGFPPHMALGTNKLSAFLSTFASAFKFWKAKKVNIEIVSKLFAFSLAGAVLGVKTAVSIDTKYFKPISFGILILVFLYALKNKSLGENNYYKGTTPKTIVLGKIMAFCLGFYDGFLGPGTAAFLMFCLIKIFKLDFSSASGNTKILNLSSNFASLVVFAFLGKLNWVYGLSIAVVMTFGAIIGSRLAILKGNKFIKPVFLVVTIVLILKMSVEIFF, translated from the coding sequence ATGGAGTTTGATATTGTAAAATTTTTAATCCTTGCAGTTTTTTGCTTTATTGCAGCTGTTGTTGATGCTATTTCTGGTGGTGGTGGTTTAATTTCTCTACCTGCATATTTTGCAGTAGGTTTCCCACCACATATGGCATTAGGAACTAATAAATTATCAGCTTTTCTTTCTACATTTGCCAGTGCCTTTAAGTTTTGGAAAGCTAAAAAAGTCAATATTGAAATTGTTTCAAAACTATTTGCTTTTTCTCTTGCTGGTGCTGTTTTAGGAGTTAAAACTGCTGTTTCTATTGATACTAAATATTTTAAACCTATTTCATTTGGAATACTTATTTTAGTTTTTCTTTATGCTTTAAAAAATAAAAGTCTGGGGGAAAACAATTACTATAAGGGAACTACTCCAAAAACTATTGTACTTGGGAAGATAATGGCATTTTGTTTAGGTTTCTATGATGGTTTTTTAGGCCCTGGAACTGCTGCATTTTTAATGTTCTGTTTAATTAAAATATTCAAATTAGACTTTTCTTCTGCAAGTGGGAATACAAAGATTTTAAATCTTTCAAGTAACTTTGCCAGCTTAGTTGTATTTGCATTTCTAGGAAAATTAAATTGGGTTTATGGGCTATCTATTGCAGTTGTTATGACTTTTGGAGCTATTATTGGTTCAAGACTTGCTATATTAAAAGGAAATAAGTTTATAAAACCAGTATTTTTAGTTGTAACTATTGTTTTAATTTTAAAAATGTCAGTAGAGATATTTTTTTAA
- a CDS encoding aldose epimerase family protein, translating into MEEIKVYTLENEFLKVEFLNLGAIIKKIELKNKNGDVKNVVLGYENLEKYRENPAYLGAIIGRTAGRIKDGILKIADIKYQLDKNNNGNTLHGGKKSISHRFWNVEKIENGLCFSIKSSHLDNGYPANIEIKVSYILNNNELLIKYFATADRLTYLNLTNHSYFNLSGDSDNTIYEDILKINSNYLIGIDENSIPCETINLNNNIFDFRESKKLEEFFKANDEQKALANNGIDHPYIFNKEIGKLEIKNHESGIKLSVETDNPAVVIYTANYLQDIGFKKHSAICFETQEVPNLYRDKNINIYPTFIDKNTNYEKYTKFIFTFK; encoded by the coding sequence TTGGAAGAAATAAAAGTATATACACTTGAAAATGAATTTTTAAAAGTTGAGTTTTTAAATTTAGGAGCTATCATAAAAAAAATAGAACTTAAAAATAAAAATGGAGATGTAAAAAATGTTGTTCTTGGCTATGAAAATCTTGAAAAATATAGAGAAAATCCTGCATACTTAGGAGCAATTATAGGAAGAACAGCTGGAAGAATAAAAGATGGTATATTGAAAATAGCTGATATAAAATATCAATTAGATAAAAACAATAATGGAAATACCTTGCATGGTGGAAAAAAATCTATCAGTCATAGATTTTGGAATGTTGAAAAAATTGAAAATGGATTATGTTTTTCTATAAAAAGCTCTCATTTAGATAATGGTTATCCTGCAAATATAGAAATAAAAGTTAGTTATATTTTAAATAATAATGAATTATTAATAAAATATTTTGCCACAGCTGATAGACTAACTTATTTAAATTTAACTAACCATAGTTATTTTAATTTAAGTGGAGATTCTGATAACACCATCTATGAAGATATTTTAAAAATAAATTCTAATTATTTGATAGGAATAGATGAAAATTCTATTCCTTGTGAAACTATAAATTTAAATAATAATATTTTTGATTTTAGAGAGTCTAAAAAATTAGAAGAATTTTTTAAAGCTAATGATGAACAAAAAGCTCTTGCTAATAATGGCATTGACCATCCTTATATCTTCAATAAAGAAATTGGAAAATTAGAGATTAAAAATCATGAAAGTGGAATCAAATTATCAGTTGAAACTGATAATCCAGCTGTTGTAATCTACACTGCTAATTATTTACAAGATATAGGCTTTAAAAAACATTCTGCTATTTGTTTTGAAACACAAGAAGTACCAAATTTATATAGAGATAAAAATATAAATATTTACCCTACTTTTATTGATAAAAATACTAATTATGAAAAATACACAAAATTCATTTTTACTTTTAAATAA
- the pnp gene encoding polyribonucleotide nucleotidyltransferase: MFDEKIMELELAGRTLKVSTGKISRQSSGAIVIQYGDTVLLSTANRSKEARKGADFFPLTVDYIEKFYSSGKFPGGFNKREGRPSTNATLVARLIDRPIRPMFPDGFNYDVHIVNTVLSYDEINIPDYLGVIGSSLALMISDIPFLGPVASVIVGYKDGEFILNPSPKELEGSELDLIVAGTKEAVNMVEAGAKELDEETMLKAIMFAHENIKKICEFQEEFSKLYGKENIEFEKPEVLPLVKNFIDTNGYERLQQAVLATGKKNREDAVDSLEEELMEKFIQENYPDVPEEELPEDIILEFKTYYHDLMKKLVREAILYHKHRVDGRTTTEIRPLDAQINVLPIPHGSALFTRGETQSLAITTLGTKEDEQLIDDLEKEYYKKFYLHYNFPPYSVGEVGRMGSPGRRELGHGSLAERALRYVIPTEEEFPYTIRVVSEITESNGSSSQASICGGSLSLMSAGVPIKEHVAGIAMGLIKEGEEFTVLTDIMGLEDHLGDMDFKVAGTKSGITALQMDIKITGITEEIMRIALNQAHQARIQILEVMNNTISKPAELKSNVPRIQQITIPKDKIAALIGPGGKNIKGIIEQTGATVDITDDGLVSVFAKDADTLEKTLKLVDSFVREVEYNEVYEGRVVSIMKFGAFMEILPGKEGLLHISEISPERVEKVEDVLSIGDVFKVRVISMEGGKISLSKKKV; the protein is encoded by the coding sequence ATGTTTGATGAAAAAATTATGGAGCTAGAACTTGCTGGAAGAACTTTAAAAGTTTCAACTGGTAAAATTTCTAGACAATCTAGTGGAGCTATTGTAATTCAATATGGAGATACAGTTCTTCTATCTACTGCTAACCGTAGTAAAGAAGCAAGAAAAGGTGCAGACTTTTTCCCATTAACTGTTGACTATATAGAAAAATTTTATTCAAGTGGTAAATTCCCAGGAGGATTTAACAAAAGAGAAGGAAGACCTTCAACAAATGCTACATTGGTAGCAAGACTTATTGACAGACCAATAAGACCAATGTTTCCAGATGGATTTAACTATGATGTCCATATAGTTAATACTGTTTTGTCTTATGATGAGATAAATATACCTGATTATTTAGGTGTAATTGGTTCATCTCTTGCACTTATGATTTCTGATATCCCATTCTTAGGACCTGTTGCAAGTGTAATAGTTGGATATAAGGATGGAGAATTTATTTTAAATCCTTCTCCAAAAGAATTGGAAGGAAGTGAACTTGATTTAATCGTTGCTGGAACAAAAGAAGCTGTAAATATGGTTGAAGCAGGAGCAAAAGAGTTAGATGAAGAAACTATGTTAAAAGCAATTATGTTTGCACATGAAAATATTAAAAAGATTTGTGAATTCCAAGAAGAATTCTCTAAATTATATGGAAAAGAAAATATAGAATTTGAAAAACCAGAAGTTTTACCTCTTGTTAAAAATTTCATTGACACTAATGGATATGAAAGATTACAACAAGCTGTTTTAGCTACTGGTAAAAAGAATAGAGAAGATGCTGTTGACTCATTAGAAGAAGAATTGATGGAAAAATTTATACAAGAAAATTATCCTGATGTTCCAGAAGAAGAATTACCAGAAGATATAATATTAGAATTTAAAACTTACTACCATGATTTAATGAAAAAATTAGTTAGAGAAGCTATTTTATATCATAAACATAGAGTTGATGGAAGAACAACAACTGAAATAAGACCATTAGATGCTCAAATAAATGTATTACCTATTCCTCATGGTTCAGCATTATTTACAAGAGGAGAAACTCAATCTCTTGCAATTACAACATTGGGAACTAAAGAAGATGAGCAATTAATAGATGACTTAGAAAAAGAATATTATAAAAAATTCTATTTACACTATAACTTCCCTCCATATTCAGTTGGAGAAGTTGGAAGAATGGGTTCACCTGGAAGAAGAGAATTAGGACATGGTTCACTTGCTGAAAGAGCTTTAAGATATGTAATTCCTACTGAAGAAGAATTCCCTTACACTATAAGAGTTGTTTCTGAAATAACTGAATCTAATGGTTCATCTTCACAAGCTTCTATCTGTGGTGGTTCTTTATCACTTATGTCAGCTGGTGTTCCTATAAAAGAACATGTTGCTGGTATAGCAATGGGGCTTATTAAAGAAGGAGAAGAATTTACAGTTCTAACAGATATAATGGGACTTGAAGACCACTTAGGAGATATGGACTTCAAGGTTGCTGGTACAAAATCTGGAATCACAGCTTTACAAATGGATATTAAAATTACAGGTATAACTGAAGAAATTATGAGAATTGCTTTAAATCAAGCTCATCAAGCTAGAATTCAAATATTGGAAGTTATGAATAATACAATTTCTAAACCTGCTGAATTAAAATCTAATGTGCCTAGAATACAACAAATTACTATTCCAAAAGATAAGATTGCAGCTCTTATTGGACCAGGTGGAAAAAATATTAAAGGTATCATAGAACAAACAGGAGCTACTGTTGATATAACAGATGATGGACTTGTATCTGTTTTTGCAAAAGATGCTGATACATTAGAAAAAACTTTAAAACTTGTAGATTCTTTTGTAAGAGAAGTTGAATACAATGAAGTTTATGAAGGACGTGTAGTTTCTATAATGAAATTTGGTGCATTTATGGAAATTTTACCTGGTAAAGAGGGTTTACTACATATTTCTGAAATTTCACCAGAAAGAGTTGAAAAGGTTGAAGATGTACTTTCAATTGGAGATGTATTTAAAGTAAGAGTTATTTCCATGGAAGGTGGAAAAATCTCTTTAAGTAAAAAGAAGGTTTAA